The genomic DNA GACGTCCTGGTCATCGGGGCGGGCGTCGTCGGCGCCGGCGCCGCCCTCGACGCCGCCAGCCGCGGCCTGACGGTCGGTCTGGTCGAGGCCCGGGACATGGCCTCCGGCACCTCCAGCCGCTCCTCCAAGCTCGTGCACGGCGGCCTGCGCTACCTCAAGCAGCTGAACTTCTCGCTGGTCTTCGAGGCCCTGCGCGAACGTTCGCTGATCCTCGACACCCTGTGCCCGCACCTGGCCCGGCCGGTCGAATTCGTCTACCCGCTGGAGCGACGCGGCATCGACCGCGGCTACGTCGGCCTCGGCATCGGCGTGTACGACGTCCTCGGCGCCGGCAAGGGTGTCCCGTCGCACCACAAGCACCTGAGCAAGCGCAAGACCCTCGAGTCCTTCCCCGGGGCCAAGCGCGGCGCCGTCCACGGCGGCATCAAGTTCTACGAGGGCCAGCTGGACGACGCCCGGCACACCATGATGATCGCTCGCACCGCCGCCGAGTACGGCGCGTACGTGGCCACCAGTGCTCGGGTCGTCGACCTGGTCCGGCAGGGCGAGCGCGTCGTCGGGGCCACCGTCCGCGACCTGGAGGCCGGCCGCGAGATCACCGTGCGGGCCAAGACCGTCGTCAACGCCACCGGTGTGTGGACCGACGACGTGCAGAAGATGGTGGGCAAGAGCGGGTTCCGCGTCCAGGCGTCCAAGGGCGTGCACATCGTCGTCCCGCGCGACCGCATCCAGAGCCGCACCGGTCTGATCACCGAGACCGAGAAGAGCCTGCTGTTCATCATCCCGTGCCCGTGGAGCGACGATTTCTGGGTCATCGGCACCACCGACACCCCGTGGGACCTCGACAAGGCCCACCCGGCCGCCAGCCAGGCCGACATCGACTACATCCTCGACCACGCCAACTCGCTGCTCGAGACGCCGCTCACCCGCGACGATGTCGTCGGCGTCTACGCCGGGCTGCGCCCGCTGCTGGCCGGCGAGTCCGACCAGACCAGCAAGCTGTCCCGCGAGCACGCCTGCGTCTCGCCGGTGCCTGGCCTGGTCATCATCGCCGGCGGCAAGTACACGACCTACCGTGTGATGGCCGAAGACGCCGTGAACGAGGCGGTCAAGCAGCTGCCCGGGAAGATCCCGG from Nakamurella flava includes the following:
- a CDS encoding glycerol-3-phosphate dehydrogenase/oxidase encodes the protein MASQNSVLNPTTRARALDEMAARELDVLVIGAGVVGAGAALDAASRGLTVGLVEARDMASGTSSRSSKLVHGGLRYLKQLNFSLVFEALRERSLILDTLCPHLARPVEFVYPLERRGIDRGYVGLGIGVYDVLGAGKGVPSHHKHLSKRKTLESFPGAKRGAVHGGIKFYEGQLDDARHTMMIARTAAEYGAYVATSARVVDLVRQGERVVGATVRDLEAGREITVRAKTVVNATGVWTDDVQKMVGKSGFRVQASKGVHIVVPRDRIQSRTGLITETEKSLLFIIPCPWSDDFWVIGTTDTPWDLDKAHPAASQADIDYILDHANSLLETPLTRDDVVGVYAGLRPLLAGESDQTSKLSREHACVSPVPGLVIIAGGKYTTYRVMAEDAVNEAVKQLPGKIPASCTDRVPLVGADGYQALWNTRERIAERTGLDVARVEHLLGRFGSDISDLLDLIEQDPSLAEPVEGAPKYLKAEVVYAVSFEGALHLDDILARRLRVSIDTWDRGEAAAPAVAKLVAPLLGWDDAAVDREIEHYHQRVTAERESQLQVDDMTADAARLGAPEVRVGVSA